Proteins found in one Planococcus citri chromosome 2, ihPlaCitr1.1, whole genome shotgun sequence genomic segment:
- the LOC135835091 gene encoding speckle-type POZ protein-like, whose protein sequence is MYLTETINMSSCQSSLSTCAPLEECWCSTVQFHETEYTWKIDDFNVQLQKGEIIKSPLFYAASNDNFKWYLALYPERKNRNKDTIGLFLFLSSTSTRKRAFAKYEVSILINDSRLQNNFTKDSAFYEFNNDSAKSANGDGRGWANFLNKDETSENEFLQNDSLTISFQLAFFEIDFESIRDIFRRCSSATAHFNHLSKNFVSSFENHDFTDFTISVQGKDYPVHKIILASASDYFAKMFKTGMKESAENRVEITDVDEAVMGEVLRFVYSGKCENTSTDNLAYDLIAAADKYDLDHLKKICEDSVCKSLSVDNALNILLLADRYNANKLKSKAIDFIIDKYPAIMNSTTWDEITLKHPKLVGEMFKLSCSRLFKNRSTSG, encoded by the coding sequence ATGTACCTAACTGAAACGATCAACATGTCATCGTGTCAATCCAGCCTTTCAACCTGTGCGCCCTTAGAAGAATGCTGGTGCAGTACAGTTCAATTTCATGAAACGGAGTATACTTGGAAAATAGATGATTTTAATGTTCAGCTGCAAAAAGGTGAAATTATTAAATCTCCCTTATTTTATGCTGCttcaaatgataattttaaatggTATTTAGCACTTTATCCTGAACGCAAGAATCGTAACAAAGATActattggtttatttttatttctgagCAGTACTAGTACTCGCAAAAGAGCATTTGCAAAATATgaggtttcaattttaattaacgaTAGTCGCCTACAGAATAATTTTACCAAGGATTCTGCGTTTTACGAATTCAACAACGACTCGGCGAAATCTGCAAATGGAGATGGTCGAGGCTGGgctaattttctcaataaaGATGAAACTTCcgagaatgaatttttacaaaatgactCGTTAACGATTTCATTCCAGTTGGCGTTCTTTGAAATTGACTTTGAAAGTATACGAGATATTTTTCGTCGATGTAGTAGCGCTACTGCTCATTTCaatcatctttcaaaaaattttgtatcgtCGTTTGAGAATCATGATTTCACAGATTTCACCATTTCAGTGCAAGGCAAAGATTATCCAGTTCATAAGATTATTTTAGCTTCTGCTAGCGATTACTTcgctaaaatgttcaaaactggTATGAAAGAGAGTGCAGAAAATCGTGTAGAAATTACTGACGTAGATGAGGCTGTGATGGGTGAAGTATTGAGATTCGTTTACTCAGGTAAATGCGAAAACACGAGTACGGATAATTTAGCCTACGACTTAATAGCTGCTGCTGACAAGTATGATTTAgatcatctgaaaaaaatttgcgaagATTCAGTTTGTAAATCTCTATCAGTAGATAATGCGTTGAATATTTTGTTATTGGCTGATCGGTATAATgcgaataaattgaaatcaaagGCGATTGACTTCATCATTGATAAATATCCAGCAATCATGAATTCGACGACTTGGGACGAGATTACGTTGAAGCATCCTAAATTAGTGGGTGAAATGTTTAAGCTATCTTGTTCTCGTTTGTTCAAGAATAGGTCTACTTCCGGTTAG
- the LOC135834022 gene encoding speckle-type POZ protein-like — MNYQSVRNIFRRCSRAAHFKHLSKNFVSAFENHDFTDFTISVQGKDYPVHKIILASCSDYFAKMFKSGMKETAENRVEITDVDEVVMGKILSFIYTGKCENASTDNSVYDLIAAADKYDLDHLKKLCEDSVYKSLSVESALNVLILADQFNPFGYETN, encoded by the coding sequence atgaattatcAAAGTGTGCGAAATATTTTTCGTCGATGTAGTAGAGCTGCTCATTTCAAacatctttccaaaaatttcgtaTCAGCGTTTGAGAATCATGATTTCACAGATTTCACTATTTCAGTGCAAGGCAAAGATTATCCggttcataaaattattttagctTCTTGTAGCGATTACTtcgccaaaatgttcaaatctgGTATGAAAGAGACTGCAGAAAATCGTGTAGAAATCACTGACGTAGATGAGGTTGTTATGGGTAAAATATTGAGCTTCATTTACACAGGTAAATGCGAAAATGCGAGTACGGATAATTCAGTCTACGATTTAATAGCTGCTGCTGACAAGTATGATTTAGACCATCTGAAAAAACTTTGCGAAGATTCAGTTTATAAATCTCTATCGGTAGAGAGTGCGTTGAATGTTTTGATATTGGCTGATCagtttaaccctttcggctacgagacaaactga
- the LOC135835092 gene encoding speckle-type POZ protein-like translates to MSSCQSNLSTSASFQECWCSTVQFHETEYTWKIDDFNVQLQRGEIIKSPLFYAASNDNFKWYLALYPVGKNGDKGTIGLYLFLSRSSTRKRVFTKYGFSILSNDGRPQDNSTKNSAYEFNNDSVKSANGDGQGWANFLNKDETYKDKLSENDALTISFQLAFFEMNVKSIGDIFRRCSSAPAHFKHLSKNFVSALENHDFTDFTISAQGKDYPVHKIILASCSDYFAKMFKTGMKESAENRVEIADVDEVVMGEVLRFIYTGKCENTSTDNLAYDLIAAADKYDLDHLKKICEDSVYKSLSVDSALNVLLLADQYNANELKSKTIDFIVDKSSEIMNSTTWDEFTLKHPKLVGEVCKLSCSRLFKNKATSG, encoded by the coding sequence ATGTCGTCGTGTCAATCCAACCTTTCAACCAGCGCGTCCTTCCAAGAATGCTGGTGTAGTACAGTTCAATTTCATGAAACGGAGTATACTTGGAAAATAGATGATTTTAATGTTCAGCTGCAAAGAGGTGAAATTATTAAATCTCCCTTATTTTATGCTGCttcaaatgataattttaaatggTATTTAGCACTTTATCCTGTAGGCAAAAATGGTGATAAAGGTACCATTGGTCTATACTTATTTCTGAGCAGAAGTAGTACTCGCAAAAGAGTATTTACAAAATatgggttttcaattttaagtaaCGATGGTCGCCCACAGGATAATTCTACCAAGAATTCTGCTTACGAATTCAACAACGACTCGGTGAAATCTGCAAATGGAGATGGTCAAGGCTGGGCCAATTTTCTTAACAAAGATGAAACTTACAAGGATAAATTATCGGAAAACGACGCGTTAACGATTTCATTCCAGTTGGCGTTCTTTGAAATGAACGTTAAAAGTATAGGAGATATTTTTCGTCGATGTAGTAGTGCTCCTGCTCATTTCAAacatctttccaaaaattttgtatcaGCGCTTGAGAATCATGATTTCACAGATTTCACTATTTCTGCGCAAGGCAAAGATTATCCGGTTCATAAGATTATTTTAGCTTCTTGTAGCGATTACTtcgccaaaatgttcaaaactggTATGAAAGAGAGTGCAgaaaatcgtgttgaaattgCTGACGTAGATGAGGTTGTTATGGGTGAAGTATTGAGGTTCATTTACACGGGTAAGtgtgaaaatacgagtacggaTAATTTAGCTTACGACTTGATAGCTGCTGCTGACAAGTATGATTTAgatcatctgaaaaaaatttgcgaagATTCAGTTTATAAATCTCTATCGGTAGATAGTGCGTTGAATGTTTTGTTATTGGCTGATCAGTATAAtgcgaatgaattgaaatcaAAGACGATTGACTTCATCGTTGATAAATCTTCTGAAATTATGAACTCGACGACTTGGGACGAGTTTACGTTGAAGCATCCTAAATTAGTGGGTGAAGTTTGTAAGCTATCTTGTTCTCGTTTATTCAAGAATAAGGCTACTTCCGGCTAG
- the LOC135833665 gene encoding protein roadkill-like, with translation MSSCQSSFSTCARSEECWCSTVEFHEMERTWNIDDFSVLEQEDETISSSLFSADSNDNFKWYLDFEPECVGYSGKNTMCLYLCLSKEHSTRKRVFAKFGFSILSNDGHSENNFTVGFKYHEFNSESDVDVEGWGNFLSKDDTFKNKFLKNDTLTITFYLTFFEINDKSMPEIFSRCNIAHFQHLSKNLKSAFENRDFTDFTISVEGKEYPVHKIILASCSDYFATMFKTGMKESAENRVVITDVDEAVMDEVLRFIYTGKCENIDYLAYDLLAAADKFDIGHLKKICEDSVYKSLSVDNALNVLILADRHNANELKSKTIDFIVDESSEVMNSTSWNEIMLKHPRLLNEVKERAGSS, from the coding sequence ATGTCATCGTGCCAATCTAGCTTTTCAACCTGTGCGCGCTCAGAAGAATGCTGGTGTAGTACAGttgaatttcatgaaatggagcgTACTTGGAATATAGATGATTTTAGTGTTCTGGAGCAGGAAGATGAAACTATTTCATCTTCTTTATTCTCAGCAGATTccaatgataattttaaatggTATTTGGACTTTGAACCGGAATGCGTCGGGTATAGTGGAAAAAATACTATGTGTCTATACTTATGTCTGAGCAAGGAACATAGTACTCGCAAAAGAGTATTtgcaaaatttggtttttcaattttaagtaaCGATGGTCATTCAGAGAATAATTTTACCGTGGGTTTCAAGTATCACGAATTCAACAGCGAATCGGATGTTGATGTTGAAGGATGGGGAAATTTTCTCAGTAAAGATGACACtttcaagaataaatttttaaaaaacgacacGTTAACGATTACATTTTACTTgacgttttttgaaataaacgACAAAAGCATGCCTGAAATCTTTAGTCGGTGTAATATCGCTCATTTCCAACatctttcgaaaaatttaaaatcagcgTTTGAGAATCGCGATTTTACAGACTTTACGATTTCAGTGGAAGGTAAAGAGTATCCAGTTCATAAGATTATTTTAGCTTCTTGCAGCGATTACTTCGCCACGATGTTCAAAACTGGTATGAAAGAGAGTGCGGAAAATCGTGTAGTAATTACTGACGTAGATGAGGCTGTTATGGATGAAGTATTAAGGTTCATTTACACGGGTAAATGCGAAAATATCGATTATTTAGCTTACGATTTATTAGCAGCTGCAGACAAGTTTGACATAGGTCATCTGAAGAAGATTTGCGAAGACTCGGTTTACAAGTCTTTATCGGTAGATAATGCGTTGAATGTTTTGATATTGGCTGATCGGCATAATGCTAATGAATTGAAATCAAAGACGATTGACTTTATCGTTGATGAATCTTCAGAAGTCATGAATTCGACATCTTGGAACGAGATCATGTTGAAGCATCCAAGATTACTGAATGAAGTGAAGGAGCGAGCTGGTTCTTCTTGA